The Halodesulfovibrio marinisediminis DSM 17456 genomic interval AGAGTGCGGCTGCGTAATGGCTGAGTAGTAGTGAATTACCTTTAAAATCTCTATGATACACATCGGCGTAGACAGTCATTCCATCATTTGCCGGATACAAAATAGGGCGAACAACAATTTTATTGTTATCTACATAAAGAATTCCAAGCGCTGTCGCATAGATTTTATCTGTTGCAGTATCGATGGAATAATTGTGCGATTGATTCAGGTCTTCCTCTTCGTTTCCTATCTCAGAAGTGAGGTAGAAGTGAGGAAGGCGTAAGGCTTTTCCTATGCAAGTTCCGGGTGTTACAGGGAGTAAAGGATTGCCTTGCAGTTCTATGTATCTGGAAAATATAGATTCTTCTTCACTGAGAATGGGGTTGTTATATGACATACTATCCTCCGAACACTGGTTCTTTGCAGAAATAAGCAAGAATAAGAGTGAGTAGGGACTTTTTAGTATGTGCTATTTTACTCTGCGATTCTACATAGCTATGGTATATGTTTGACTATACTGGTTGATAATAAAAGAAATAGTGTTGTTTTGCAGTGCGCTGTAGATGGCTGCTTGTAGTACTTGCCTTTTTTAGCAGCAGGAGTAGGTTCAGCCCGGCCATACAGGGTGATCAGATGTAATCATCAATTGATGAATTGATGTTGGAGATAATGAAATGAATTCTCTTCCTATTGGACTGTTTGATTCCGGTGTTGGCGGGTTAACTGTGCTTAAAGCATTACGTTCTACCTTGCCGTGCGAAGAAATATTGTATCTTGGTGATACCGCTCGTTTGCCTTACGGAACAAAGAGTCAGGAAACTATTATCCGCTATGCTGTGCAGGCTGCGGGAAAGCTGGTGGAACGTGGCGTTAAAATGCTTGTTATCGCCTGTAATACTGCCAGCTCTGTAGCTATCGAGCCGTTGCAGAAGGCTTTTCCGGATATTCCCGTGCTGGGCGTTGTTAAGCCCGGTGCGGCTGCAAGCTGTGCAGCTACAGAGAATGGAAGCATAGTTGTCCTTGCTACAGAATCTACCATTCGCGGTAATGCATACCAGCGGGAGATTTATTCGCTACGTCCGGATGTTGACGTTACAGGGCTTCCGTGCCCGTTGTTTGTCCCTTTGGCAGAAGAAGGTTGGACAGACGGTGAGCTTGTTGAAGGTATTATCGCTCGTTATCTGGACCCGCTCTTTGCTTCTCCACTTGAGACCGCACAGGAAAAAGCCCCAGATACAATCGTGCTCGGCTGTACGCACTTTCCGTTGCTCGCTCCATCCATTCGTAATGTTGTAGGGGATGCGATCCATATTGTTGATTCGGCAGAAACCACAGCACAGGAAGTGAAAAAAGTACTTTCCGAACGCGGTCTGCTTCAAAAAAACACGGTCTGTGGCGGAACAAAATTTCTGACCACAGACGATATCTCACGTTTTGCCAGAACCGGTAGCTGGTTTCTTGGGCTGCCTATCGAAGTTGGTGACGTTGAGTTAGTCGATCTGTAATTACATAGATCAGAACCTTAAAGGCTGAGAGAGTCTTCTGCTTTGCCGCGTGGTGAAATTACTCATGACTTGAGTGTCACTAACGCGTTGAAAGAGAAGGCTGTTTCAGCCTTTTTTTTATTTCCCACCATGCAAAGTCAAAAGTAGCGCGTTGTTTATGCGTAAATAAATCGCATAGAAAGACAGTATGGTCTTGCAGTTGAGAGGTTGTACCTGCTCTGTGGGCAGCAGATCCCCCTTCTTGAAGAGTCGTTGGAGGCATATTTTCATATCATTTTTTTACATAGTGTCGGGTGTATATTGGTTGGGATGGACAACACTCAACCTTCACTACAGCACAATGGAGAAGACGATGAGACATGGTGGACTGATGCGGTGCGGTCGCATCTATGCCGGAGTTATACTTCTGTTTCTGTTTATTATGTGCAGCTTGGGAAACTGTGCTCAACAGGCATCACAACTGGTTGCAGTTGCGGTTCAAGCTAAAGCTTCCCCGCTACATCTTCGTGGAACCACATATACTCCGCTTCCTGCACAGCCTGTAATATATCCACGAACATCCCTTGCTTATTATACTCCTGAGGCACAGAATATTACCTTTCCGCCTGGAAAAGTTTTCTTTATTTCGGCTTTTGGTGACAGCCTTATTTCTGGATATGGGCTTGATAACGCCATGAACTCGTTTCCTGTGGTTTTACAGGAGACGCTGCGTGAGCTGGGATATCCTGTGGTTGTGGATAATGATGGAATTGCGGGGAACACAACAGCGCAGGGGCACGCCCGTTTACCTAAAATTCTGCTGACGAGACCGGACATTATTATTCTGGAGCTGGGTGCGAATGACATGTTGCAGCGTCGAAGCGTGCCGCGCATGAAAGCGAATTTAGCAGCGATGATTCGTGAAATACAGGACTTAAATATTCACTTGCTGCTTACCGGCATGTATTCAGTTCCGCATTTTGGGCAGAAATATGCCGATAGTTTTGATGCCGTATTTCCTGATCTTGCTGCAAAGTATAATGTAGCATTTTACCCGTTTTTCCTTGAAGGTGTAGCGCTTGATCATTCCTTGAATCAGGAGGACGGCTACCATCCTAATGCAGATGGGGTTAAGGTTATAGTGGGTAATATTCTCCCATACATCGTGAAGCAGATTGAACTGATCTGTACGCAACAGCTTTAAAAACAGGCTGTATAATCTGCTTGTTAAGAGAGGTTGTTGCAGGCATAGTATGCTTATATTGTAACAGCTTTTCCTTGGAGGAATGAAAGAATGACAAAATATGAATGCCCTTGTGGATATATTTATGATCCTGAAGTTGGAGACATTGAAAACAATATTCCACCAGACACTGCATTTGAAGATTTACCAGAGGACTGGGTATGTCCACTCTGTGGTGCTGCAAAGGAATTCTTTGAACCTATCGAGTAAATTACCCAAAAAAATTAAAAGCGGTTTTGATCTGTTGAAGAATGAAATCGCTTTTTTTATTTCTTATATTTTAGTGTGATATTGATTATTTTGCGCCTGCCCAGCTGTGTGGTAGTATGTTGTGACGAACACTCAGGGGGCAAGATCTTTGTTACTATTTCGTAATGCCAAATTTTCTTTAGCGACAAAGTTTGCTGTTGCGGCAGCAATCTTTTTTAGTTGTTCAGGGCTGGTGGTGCTTTGTGCATTGCTAACACTTGCAGCCAGTTCTCCGCTTACGCCTGTAGATATCTTATGGCTTATGGCTTGCTGTGCTGCCATTACTGTGCCCTGTTTTTATTACCTGTTCAATAAGTTGTGCAGGGGGCTAGTGTGCCGCCCTCTTGAAGCGCTAACTCACACCGCTACAGAGCTTGGTAGTGCGCCACTTCCTACAGAAATCCCCAAAGAGATAGAGCTTGATGCCCTGACCATGGCTCTTGTGCGTTCTGGTGAAGTGTTCAGCAGGCGAATGCAGAATGCAACAGAACGTCGCTCGTATTTTGAGTCGTTGTTTAAAGGGATGCCCGGGTATGTATCCGTTGTCGATACCTCATTCACAATTGTCCATGCCAATAATGCGTTTATGGAAACCTTTGCTATTGCAGAAGGGCGTTCCTGTCGGCATGTCTGTACCCGAGAATTTCCGGGGGGCAATTGTCCAGTTGCTAAGGTCTTTATGACGCAGGAACCTGTAGTTGTAACAGAGGAAGGGATATATCCTGATGGTACGGCTGCGCTGTGGTTGGTAAGTGTTTCTCCAGTGTTCGATGCAATGGGTCAGCTTACAGCTGCCATTGAATCCCGCCTTGATATTTCTGAAGTAGTTAAAGCAGACAATTGTAGGCTGTACGGAGTTTAGTATTTTTCCGACAGGATAGTTGTGACTCTCGCCTATATGGGTGTTGAGCGCTTTGTTGCGTCCAAAAGAAAGCCCCCTGTAATCGGGGGGGGGATGATTACAGGGGGCAAGATAGGTTGGTCTGAATCTACGCCTCGGAATTAGAACCATAACAGTAGGGGGGGGAAGTCCGCTATGGTTCGCACCGTATTCAGAGCCTAAGCACGACGGTTGGTACGTTGGGGGGGGACGCCTAATCGCTGGCAATCCAACCGTCTGCTCCTCATATAGCATCTACTGTGCCAAAATGTTAAGTTTGCTGTTGTTAAAAAAACATCGATAAAACAGTCTGTTACAGATTTGTTGAAATTTGCTTATGTCAAAAATTTGTTGGAGAGATAAAAAACGTGCGAAAATGCACGTGCGAAAGTGCACACCGTGCGATATCGCACGTGTTATGAAATCTTCCGGTGAAGGGCATATCTGGAAATACCAAGATATTGGGCTGTCTTTGTTTTGTTTCCGTCAAATTTTGCAAGAGCTTTGCGAATAACTGATAGGGTTAGATCTTCAAGGCTAAATGGCGTATCCGGCAGAATAATTGCGGATGATGCAATATCAATAGACGGTAACGGGCAAGGCTGATGAAGAGGAACTGTAATATCCGGAATGCTGTCGGTTGAACGTGATGCTGTCAAAAATTCAATATGTTCCGGACGAAGCTCAATGTCGTCATGGATAAGCACAGCGCGTTCAATGGTGTTTTCCAGTTCGCGAACGTTCCCCGGCCAAGGGTGCTCGCAGAGTAACGTCAATGTTTCCGGAGCAATGCTACGAAAATCTTTGCCTTTACGTTTTACTTGGTTACGCAGAAACAGTGAGGCCATCTTAGGAATATCATCTTGTCGTTCACGTAATGGTGGAAGGCGTAAGTGACCTACAGTTAATCTGTGATAGAGGTCGCGACGGAAGAGGCCTTCTTCTACCATCCTCTCAAGATTTTTGTTACCGGCACCAATAATGCGGGCTGTGAAACGTTTTTTCTGTAGACCGCCTACTCTGTAGAAGGTTCTATCTTCCAGAACTCTCAAGAGCTTGGGTTGCAAGTGCAAGGGCATTTCTGCAATTTCATCAAGAAAGAGCGTTCCGTTACCTGCTAATTCGAGTTTACCGGCAGACCCTCCGGCGCGGGAGCCTGTGTAGGCTCCGGCTTCGTATCCGAATAGTTCGCTTTCAAACAGGGATTCCGCAATCGCTGAACAGTTCAAGGCAACAAAGGGAGTATCGCAGTGGGTATCCCCATGGTGAACAAGGCGCGCAATAACTTCTTTGCCTGTCCCTGTCTCCCCTTCAATGAGGACAGGAACATCCGGCTCGTGATGAAAGATTGTGGCATCGCGGATAATTTCCTGCATTCTTGATGAACCGGAGATGATTTCTCCAATTCCGGATACGTTGCGTAATTGTGAGCGCATCTTCTCCAAGTCTTCCTGCAACGATTCTTTAGCTTCTGCTACCCGTTCTTCCATGTTCTGCTTAAGATCTGTATTTTCAAAAAGCAGTGTTTGATGCTCTGCGCTGCGTTCCACAGCAGCGGCGAGTTCCCGCGCATTGATAGGCTTATTCAAGTAATCATAAGCACCATTGCGTAATGCGGTAATGGCGGTATCCATGTCTCCATGCCCAGTGATGATGATTACATCACTGCGTTTGCTTGTTTCGCATGCTTTTAACTCTGCAAGCAGGGTAAGGCCGTCCATTGTCGGCATTTTGATATCTGTAATAATGAGTGGGTAATAGCTTTCTTTTGCATGGTTCAGTGCAGCAACGGGTTCACTGAACGTCGTTGGCTGGTGCCCCAAGTCAGTGAGCACAACGCTTAAA includes:
- the murI gene encoding glutamate racemase; this encodes MNSLPIGLFDSGVGGLTVLKALRSTLPCEEILYLGDTARLPYGTKSQETIIRYAVQAAGKLVERGVKMLVIACNTASSVAIEPLQKAFPDIPVLGVVKPGAAASCAATENGSIVVLATESTIRGNAYQREIYSLRPDVDVTGLPCPLFVPLAEEGWTDGELVEGIIARYLDPLFASPLETAQEKAPDTIVLGCTHFPLLAPSIRNVVGDAIHIVDSAETTAQEVKKVLSERGLLQKNTVCGGTKFLTTDDISRFARTGSWFLGLPIEVGDVELVDL
- a CDS encoding arylesterase, which produces MRHGGLMRCGRIYAGVILLFLFIMCSLGNCAQQASQLVAVAVQAKASPLHLRGTTYTPLPAQPVIYPRTSLAYYTPEAQNITFPPGKVFFISAFGDSLISGYGLDNAMNSFPVVLQETLRELGYPVVVDNDGIAGNTTAQGHARLPKILLTRPDIIILELGANDMLQRRSVPRMKANLAAMIREIQDLNIHLLLTGMYSVPHFGQKYADSFDAVFPDLAAKYNVAFYPFFLEGVALDHSLNQEDGYHPNADGVKVIVGNILPYIVKQIELICTQQL
- a CDS encoding rubredoxin; its protein translation is MTKYECPCGYIYDPEVGDIENNIPPDTAFEDLPEDWVCPLCGAAKEFFEPIE
- a CDS encoding PAS domain-containing protein; translated protein: MCRPLEALTHTATELGSAPLPTEIPKEIELDALTMALVRSGEVFSRRMQNATERRSYFESLFKGMPGYVSVVDTSFTIVHANNAFMETFAIAEGRSCRHVCTREFPGGNCPVAKVFMTQEPVVVTEEGIYPDGTAALWLVSVSPVFDAMGQLTAAIESRLDISEVVKADNCRLYGV
- a CDS encoding sigma-54-dependent transcriptional regulator, whose amino-acid sequence is MRILIVDDNSTSLQSLSVVLTDLGHQPTTFSEPVAALNHAKESYYPLIITDIKMPTMDGLTLLAELKACETSKRSDVIIITGHGDMDTAITALRNGAYDYLNKPINARELAAAVERSAEHQTLLFENTDLKQNMEERVAEAKESLQEDLEKMRSQLRNVSGIGEIISGSSRMQEIIRDATIFHHEPDVPVLIEGETGTGKEVIARLVHHGDTHCDTPFVALNCSAIAESLFESELFGYEAGAYTGSRAGGSAGKLELAGNGTLFLDEIAEMPLHLQPKLLRVLEDRTFYRVGGLQKKRFTARIIGAGNKNLERMVEEGLFRRDLYHRLTVGHLRLPPLRERQDDIPKMASLFLRNQVKRKGKDFRSIAPETLTLLCEHPWPGNVRELENTIERAVLIHDDIELRPEHIEFLTASRSTDSIPDITVPLHQPCPLPSIDIASSAIILPDTPFSLEDLTLSVIRKALAKFDGNKTKTAQYLGISRYALHRKIS